The following coding sequences are from one Deinococcus roseus window:
- a CDS encoding ammonium transporter, which translates to MKKYLATALALMGVAFAADPVIDRGDTAWLLASSALVLLMTPGLAFFYGGLTRSKSVLNTMMMSFIAMGVIGVLWVLFGYTLAFGDNATSPWVGTLANLGMNGIGQNSLAATFEKDHYIPKYVFVMFQGMFAIITAALISGAVVDRMKFGAFALFIALWSLVVYSPLAHVVWDAKGYLFNLGALDFAGGTVVHISSGVAALVAALVLGPRLKSTKRAGVPHNIPFVMLGAGLLWFGWFGFNAGSALGANGSASLAFITTSTATSAAMLAWLLWEVIRGQKPSAVGAATGSVVGLVAITPAAGFVSPVYAIVIGLVAASISFAVVQLKNKINADDALDVFACHGVGGMVGALLTGAFAFSTGAGKGTLEQVGIQAISILFSIALSGVGTFVILKIIDAIMGLRVAPNKETTGMDLSEHAEEGYSGSDLSYADDDKNPLGAPVILSTSATD; encoded by the coding sequence ATGAAGAAGTACCTGGCCACCGCTCTCGCCTTGATGGGCGTTGCTTTTGCTGCTGACCCTGTGATTGACCGGGGTGACACCGCATGGCTGCTGGCTTCCAGCGCCCTGGTGCTGCTGATGACCCCCGGACTGGCCTTCTTCTACGGCGGTCTGACCCGCTCCAAGAGCGTGCTGAACACCATGATGATGAGCTTCATCGCCATGGGTGTGATTGGCGTACTGTGGGTGCTCTTCGGGTACACCCTCGCTTTCGGTGACAATGCCACGAGTCCCTGGGTCGGCACCCTCGCCAACCTCGGCATGAACGGCATCGGACAGAACTCCCTGGCCGCCACCTTCGAGAAAGACCACTACATCCCCAAATACGTCTTCGTGATGTTCCAGGGCATGTTCGCCATCATCACCGCTGCACTGATCAGCGGTGCAGTTGTGGACCGCATGAAGTTCGGTGCTTTTGCGCTCTTCATCGCCCTGTGGAGCCTCGTGGTGTACTCTCCTCTGGCCCACGTCGTCTGGGATGCCAAAGGCTACCTTTTCAACCTCGGCGCTCTGGACTTCGCGGGTGGCACCGTGGTGCACATCTCCTCCGGTGTGGCTGCCCTGGTTGCTGCTCTGGTCCTCGGTCCACGCCTCAAGTCCACCAAACGCGCTGGCGTTCCCCACAACATTCCTTTCGTGATGCTCGGTGCAGGTCTGCTGTGGTTCGGCTGGTTCGGTTTTAACGCCGGTTCTGCTCTGGGAGCCAACGGCAGTGCTTCCCTGGCCTTCATCACCACCAGCACCGCCACCAGTGCCGCCATGCTCGCCTGGCTCCTCTGGGAAGTCATTCGCGGTCAGAAACCCAGTGCTGTCGGTGCTGCCACTGGTTCCGTTGTGGGCCTCGTTGCCATCACCCCCGCCGCTGGATTTGTCAGCCCTGTCTACGCCATCGTGATCGGTCTGGTGGCTGCCAGCATCTCCTTCGCAGTGGTGCAACTCAAGAACAAAATCAACGCCGATGACGCCCTCGATGTCTTCGCCTGCCACGGTGTGGGTGGCATGGTTGGAGCCCTGCTGACCGGAGCTTTCGCTTTCAGCACCGGTGCTGGCAAAGGCACCCTCGAGCAAGTGGGCATTCAGGCCATCAGCATCCTGTTCTCCATCGCTCTCTCTGGTGTGGGCACCTTCGTGATCCTCAAGATCATCGACGCCATCATGGGACTCCGTGTGGCCCCCAACAAGGAAACCACTGGCATGGACCTCTCCGAGCACGCCGAAGAAGGCTACAGCGGCAGCGACCTCTCTTACGCTGACGACGACAAAAACCCCCTCGGTGCTCCCGTGATCCTCTCCACCTCAGCCACCGACTGA
- a CDS encoding 2,3-bisphosphoglycerate-independent phosphoglycerate mutase: MLEVIRTLSKKSESKIVLVVLDGVGGLPLETNGETELATAKTPNMDALAKDSQLGLVELVGAGITPGSGPGHLSLFGYDPITFTVGRGALSAVGIGVKLNAGDVAVRGNFATLGEGRIVKDRRAGRPSDEKNVEIVSKLKAAIPEIDGTPVEIYTESEHRFVVVFRANGTPLGANVSDVDPQETGVQPLVAQAHDQASEKTAALVNAFVAKTEEALKDETQVNGALFRGYSDVPHFPSYEDVYQLKSACIASYPMYKGLASLVGMDVLDVPGEEDAMEEKMQVLAENWDKYDFFYLHCKKTDSTGEDGNFAAKVKKIELFDSLLPKILALNPDVVALVGDHSTPSKLASHSWHPVPFLIKSNHGRKDLAQRYTEEEAGKGSLGLRKGTDVMPLLMANALKLQKYGA; the protein is encoded by the coding sequence ATGTTAGAAGTGATTCGTACCCTCTCCAAGAAAAGCGAAAGCAAAATCGTACTCGTTGTGCTGGACGGCGTGGGCGGCCTGCCCCTGGAAACCAACGGCGAAACCGAGCTGGCCACCGCCAAAACCCCCAACATGGACGCTCTGGCCAAAGACAGCCAATTGGGCCTGGTGGAACTGGTCGGTGCTGGCATCACCCCCGGAAGTGGTCCCGGTCACCTGAGTCTGTTTGGTTATGACCCCATCACCTTCACAGTGGGCCGTGGTGCACTGTCTGCCGTGGGCATCGGTGTGAAACTCAACGCTGGTGACGTGGCTGTGCGGGGCAACTTCGCCACCCTGGGTGAAGGCCGCATTGTGAAAGACCGCCGTGCAGGCCGTCCCTCCGACGAGAAAAACGTTGAAATTGTTTCCAAACTGAAGGCTGCCATTCCCGAAATTGATGGCACCCCCGTGGAGATCTACACCGAGTCTGAGCACCGTTTTGTGGTGGTGTTCCGTGCCAATGGAACCCCTCTGGGTGCCAACGTCAGCGATGTGGACCCCCAGGAAACCGGCGTGCAGCCCCTGGTGGCTCAGGCCCACGATCAGGCCAGTGAGAAAACCGCTGCCCTGGTGAATGCTTTTGTGGCGAAAACCGAGGAAGCCCTCAAAGACGAGACCCAGGTCAATGGTGCCCTGTTCCGTGGTTACAGCGATGTCCCCCATTTCCCCAGCTACGAAGACGTGTACCAGCTGAAATCTGCCTGCATTGCTTCCTACCCCATGTACAAAGGGCTGGCCAGTCTGGTGGGCATGGACGTGCTGGATGTTCCCGGCGAAGAAGACGCCATGGAAGAGAAAATGCAGGTTCTGGCCGAGAACTGGGACAAGTACGATTTCTTCTACCTGCACTGCAAGAAAACCGACTCCACCGGCGAGGACGGAAACTTTGCGGCCAAGGTCAAGAAAATTGAACTGTTTGACAGCCTGCTGCCCAAAATCCTGGCCCTGAACCCCGATGTGGTGGCCCTGGTGGGAGACCACTCCACCCCCAGCAAACTGGCCAGTCACTCCTGGCACCCTGTGCCTTTCCTGATCAAGAGCAACCATGGCCGCAAGGACCTGGCCCAGCGTTACACCGAAGAGGAAGCTGGTAAAGGCAGCCTGGGTCTGCGCAAAGGCACCGATGTGATGCCCCTGCTGATGGCCAATGCCCTGAAGCTGCAGAAGTACGGCGCTTAA
- a CDS encoding P-II family nitrogen regulator: protein MKLITAIIRPERLGNVKEALFKVGVTGISLSRVSGHGGEREIIEHYRGTQVRMEFHEKVHLQIAVSEPFVDVAVNAILQSARTGEVGDGKIFVQPLDRVIRIRTGEQDVDALTPVNQPETTAAALGGKK from the coding sequence ATGAAACTCATCACAGCCATCATCAGACCGGAAAGACTGGGCAACGTCAAAGAAGCCCTGTTCAAGGTGGGCGTCACAGGGATCAGTCTCAGTCGCGTCAGTGGTCACGGAGGCGAACGGGAAATCATCGAGCACTACCGGGGCACCCAGGTGCGCATGGAATTCCATGAAAAAGTGCACCTGCAAATCGCCGTCAGCGAGCCCTTTGTGGATGTGGCTGTGAACGCCATCCTGCAGAGTGCCCGCACCGGAGAAGTGGGCGATGGCAAGATTTTTGTGCAACCCCTCGACCGGGTGATCCGCATCCGCACCGGAGAACAGGACGTGGACGCCCTCACGCCTGTGAATCAACCTGAAACCACTGCTGCTGCCTTGGGGGGTAAGAAATGA